In Dyadobacter subterraneus, a single genomic region encodes these proteins:
- a CDS encoding DUF2490 domain-containing protein, which yields MKPCKVSCALLKCLLLFGFQQSYAQTIEHNGWLFWSHQQKISERWQFSADVQVRTADKSEYVNTLLIRPGIGYKIADNQTVTVGYTYFGTWDKESEHKIYEPEHRIFEQFQIENEIQKTEITNRFRYEQRFLDQNNSKAFAQRFRYYVQAQIPLFTNPLFTKGIYLSVQNELFLNVQGKDQVNNHFFDQNRSYAGPGYRFTENIDLEIGYMFRYQIEKETNMRNNILQVVIKTSF from the coding sequence ATGAAACCTTGTAAAGTTAGTTGTGCTCTTTTAAAATGTCTTCTGTTGTTTGGCTTTCAGCAAAGTTATGCACAGACAATCGAGCACAATGGCTGGCTTTTCTGGTCCCATCAGCAAAAGATTTCTGAAAGATGGCAGTTTAGTGCTGATGTTCAGGTACGTACTGCCGATAAATCTGAGTATGTCAATACTTTATTGATCCGTCCGGGAATCGGTTATAAAATTGCAGATAACCAGACCGTTACAGTTGGCTATACTTATTTCGGCACTTGGGACAAAGAGAGCGAGCACAAAATATATGAACCTGAGCACCGGATATTTGAGCAGTTTCAGATAGAAAATGAGATACAGAAGACAGAAATCACAAACAGGTTCAGATATGAACAGCGATTTCTTGATCAAAATAACAGCAAAGCCTTTGCACAGCGTTTCAGATATTACGTTCAGGCACAAATACCGCTTTTTACAAATCCCCTTTTTACAAAAGGAATATATCTTTCTGTACAAAATGAATTGTTTTTAAACGTTCAGGGAAAAGATCAGGTAAATAATCATTTTTTCGACCAAAACAGATCGTATGCGGGCCCGGGTTATCGGTTCACCGAAAATATTGATCTTGAAATTGGGTATATGTTTCGCTACCAGATTGAAAAGGAAACCAATATGCGTAACAACATTTTACAGGTGGTTATTAAGACTTCCTTTTAA